DNA from Elusimicrobiota bacterium:
GCTTTCGATCTTCTCCCGATCTTGCCGCTGGATCTCCTCGGTGAGGACGCGCTGGGTGTCGGCCATGTCCTGCCTGGCCGCGGCCTGATCGGCCTCCAGAGCGTCCAGCTGCGCATGCAGCACGTTCGCCTCGGCAGAAGCACCCTTCCCTTCCATTTCCAGCTTGCGCAGTTGGCGCCGGCACTCCAGTGCCTGCTCGACCAGCTCCCTCTGCCAGTGCTCGATGGTACGAGCCGTCTTCTGGGCGTCCTCCAGGGCACGATGCGCGTTGGCCAGCGCATCGTCGCCGTCGACGGCGAAGAGATCCGCGAGCTTTTCGGGATCGAACTGCTGCTTGGCCTTGGCCATCGCCCTGCTCCCAGTTACTGCTTCTGGATCTGGAGGCCGCTTTCCAGGCCTTGGTACACAGCCAGGTTAATGACCGCCGCCCTGCTCTGCCCGAGCTTGGCCGCCATTTCGTCCACGCGCTCCAGGAGCGGCTGGGCGATGGTGAGGGTGATCTGGAGCTTCTTGCCCTTGCGGACGTACTTGGGTTGCCGGACTTCGGCCGAGGCTTGGCCACCGGCATCCGGAGCGCCTGCGATGAAGTCTTCCACGTTCTTTTTGACGGGCGGCTTAGTAATTGCCATTGCACTAACTCCGATATTGATACGAGTTTATTTTAATATTAAAACAGCGCAGAAACAAGCGCCTTTAATTCCTCGCACGCACGGGAATCCCTGGGCTTCATTTCGAATACGGAGAGGCCGGCACCGCCAGCATTGGAGAACGACTTGCGGCGACGGAGCGGGGTGGCCAGATATTCGAAGGCGGGCAGCTCGGCCACGGCAGCGGCAGCTTCGTGGTTGTCGCTGGAGTTCTCGCCGGGGTCGGCGCAGTTGAGCACCGCGACAGCTCGCAGACCGTCACGCATCGAGCGGGCCTCGGTCACCAGCTCGGCAATGTCGCCCAACGCCCATACGTCGTAGGACCGCGGCTGAAAGGGCACCAAGAGCACATCGGACAGGATCAGGGCGGCACGCAACGCCGCCGAGTCACGCCCGCCGGCATCGATCACCACGTCATCGTACTTACCCGATTGATGCTGCACCTGGCTGCGCAGGGTAGGGCCGTCCGAATAGCTGGCCACGGCGATAGCGGGTTTATGGCCAGCCTCGGCGCGAATGCTGATGGCTGTCTGGGCGGTCTGCTGACGATCGGTATCGATCAGCAGCACGTCGCGACCCTCCATGGCGCGAGCGATCGCCAGATTCACGGCCAGCGTGGTCTTGCCAACGCCACCCTTGGTGTTCCCAACAGTAATAATCATCTTGCACCTTTTTTAATATTAAGACAGGTGCAATACTACACTGTTCGTCCATGGTGTCAATGCTTTTAATATCCTTTCAAGTTAACTTCTTGAGCCGACATTACCCGCTCCGAGAATGGTGATCGAGGCCGGGCATCGGCCACGTCCGATGCGCGGCTTCGATCCGCCGGAGCGAAGCGCAGGCATGCCGTTGGTGGCTGGGTGCCACCGCTTCTCTTAGTCGGGTACGGCCGTCTTCTGGCCAGCCCACACGCGCTTTACCTGGCTCGCGCTGCATCCGGCGAGGCGTGCCGTGTCCGCGATGCTGCGCCCTGACGATCGAAGGGCGATGATTCGCTCGTGCATGCCGGCGTCGGCCTTCCGGCCCTCATAGCGGCCTTTCTGCTTGGCCAACTCGATGCCTTGGCGTTGGCGATCACGGCGTGTTTCGTAGTCATCACGGGCCATCTGCAGGGCGAGCTTCAGGAGCATGTCCTGGACGGCCTCCAGCACGATCCTGGACACGCCTTGGCTCTCGCTGGCCAGCTCGGTGAGATCCACGATGCCAGGCACGGCCAGGCGGGCGCCCTTGGCACGGATGCTGGCCACCAGCTGCTCGGCCTCCGGCAAGGGTAGGCGGCTGATCCGGTCGATCCTCTCCGCGATCACCACGTCACCAGGCTGGAGATCTTCGATCAGGCGGAGCAGGGCAGGGCGGTCTAGGCGGGCACCGGAAGCCTTCTCCCGGTAGACCCCTGCCACGTAGTACCCCGCGGCCTTGGTGGCCTCCACGATCGCTTCCTGCCGCTCCAGCTCCTGCGCCTCGGTGCTGACGCGCAGGTAGATCCGGGCGACCATGGGCCGTCTGCCTGGCGGGAACGGCATCAGCTCGGTACCAGGGTCGAGAGGATCAAGCATGCTGCGCTGCCACCCAACGCGAAGCGCCGTCGTAGTCGTTCCCGCCCTGGGCCTCGAAAACCTGCCCAGCCAAGTCCACCGCAAGTACGCCGGGGCAAACCGTCTCCGGGGTGATCAGCTCACGCTTCCATCCGATCGCTCGCCCCGCATAGATCAGCACATAGCCACAAGCCGCTATATCGCCCTGTTCGGCATCCCGGTAACGCGCAGCAATCGCTTGATTGTTCATACCTCGTCCTGCCACTCGAATCCCTGTTGTTCGGCGTCCTGCCGCGCTTCCTCGGTCAGGAATGCCCCGTAGGCGTCGACCACCCGGCCGGTGTTGCCCGCCTTCGCCATCCACTCCGCCCGCTGCTCTTCGGGCATGTCGTTCCACCATTCGGCGCCCGCTTCCGGGTCTTCGTTCGGGTCGGCCGGAAACACCCCGCCGCCCGCTTCCTCGCCATCACTCAAGAGGCGGAGCTTCCAGCCGCCGCCTACGGCGGCAGAGCGGGACTCGATTGTGAAGGTGCGCTCAGGCGGCTCCGGCCAGATAACCCGATCGAACCAATCGGAGGCGTGCATCCGCTCGTCGCTGCCATTGCTGTCGGACGACTCGGCCAGATCGGCCATGAAGGCGGCTAGCACCTGGGCTGGGGTCAGGCTGTGTCCGGTGCAGAACGCGACGAACTCCGCAGGGATCGGGAGGGTGATGGTTTGCTGGGCTTCCATGGGCCGTCCTTGTTAGGTTATTTTGAGTATACCCAAATTGGCCTAGCTCATGCACTAGGCCAATTCGTGCGATTGACGATTCAAAAGAGCCACGAGCCGGAGCCGGGCTCTAATGAACCACCCGAACGTACCTGTCCCAGTTGGGACAGGGCAGGGTGTCCCAACTGGGACAGCAAGCGCCCGCCCTTTATTTATTGTGACGCGTCACAATAAATAACCACTCCAAACTGATCCCGAATCCCGCAGTACCCCACGCCGTAGGGCGTGAAACCAAGCCGCTCGATGGCTTCCTGGTCGTAGTCGATCTGTTCGTGGTGGTGGCCGTGGAAAGCCGTCTTCGCGCCAAGGCGGCGAGCGAGATCATCGATTTCCCGAAAGCCATGGTGATGGCAGCTCGGCGCTTCATGGGTCACCAGGATGTCGGCCTGCTCAGTCAACAGGGCTTGGTAATCATTGGGAAAGATCGTGCTCCGATGCTTGCGCGGCATTCCGTCACGCCACCGGCTTCCCTTGCCGCAACGCGCCAGGTAGTCCTCTGTCGATGCGTACCGCGGTTGGCTGGGCGCAGCCCAGACCTGCCCGCGGAAGATCCCGCCCAGCCCAGCGATGCGAACGCCG
Protein-coding regions in this window:
- a CDS encoding ribbon-helix-helix domain-containing protein, coding for MAITKPPVKKNVEDFIAGAPDAGGQASAEVRQPKYVRKGKKLQITLTIAQPLLERVDEMAAKLGQSRAAVINLAVYQGLESGLQIQKQ
- a CDS encoding AAA family ATPase, with translation MIITVGNTKGGVGKTTLAVNLAIARAMEGRDVLLIDTDRQQTAQTAISIRAEAGHKPAIAVASYSDGPTLRSQVQHQSGKYDDVVIDAGGRDSAALRAALILSDVLLVPFQPRSYDVWALGDIAELVTEARSMRDGLRAVAVLNCADPGENSSDNHEAAAAVAELPAFEYLATPLRRRKSFSNAGGAGLSVFEMKPRDSRACEELKALVSALF
- a CDS encoding recombinase family protein → MPFPPGRRPMVARIYLRVSTEAQELERQEAIVEATKAAGYYVAGVYREKASGARLDRPALLRLIEDLQPGDVVIAERIDRISRLPLPEAEQLVASIRAKGARLAVPGIVDLTELASESQGVSRIVLEAVQDMLLKLALQMARDDYETRRDRQRQGIELAKQKGRYEGRKADAGMHERIIALRSSGRSIADTARLAGCSASQVKRVWAGQKTAVPD
- a CDS encoding antirestriction protein ArdR, with translation MNNQAIAARYRDAEQGDIAACGYVLIYAGRAIGWKRELITPETVCPGVLAVDLAGQVFEAQGGNDYDGASRWVAAQHA
- a CDS encoding metallophosphoesterase; the encoded protein is MNRIFFCGDPHGHFEHIIEAVHAHRPAAIVLLGDVQAQEPLESALRSILDRTEVWWIHGNHDTDSEADYDNLFSSALADHNLHGRVVEVAGVRIAGLGGIFRGQVWAAPSQPRYASTEDYLARCGKGSRWRDGMPRKHRSTIFPNDYQALLTEQADILVTHEAPSCHHHGFREIDDLARRLGAKTAFHGHHHEQIDYDQEAIERLGFTPYGVGYCGIRDQFGVVIYCDASQ